Proteins encoded in a region of the Streptomyces sp. PCS3-D2 genome:
- a CDS encoding sorbosone dehydrogenase family protein: MRYGSSPGQAGSEGRGARRRSVLAAVALAGCGALLAAGCSPDGAPDTGRGGSPPGTTAAGTGSPGPSGTAAASPSVSGPSAKGAVSVTGEAAKGLESPWGVAPLPGGDLLVASRDKGTISRVTAGSGAVTQIGEVPGVDPGGEGGLLGLALSPDFASDRLVYAYFTTASDNRIARLRYDEQRPPGQQLGAPDTVFRGIPKGLIHNGGRIAFGPDGMLYAGTGETGVTGLAQDLKSLGGKILRMTPDGDPVHGNPEADSVVYSYGHRNVQGLAWDKDKRLWAAEFGQNAWDELNLIEPGANYGWPEAEGKAGRPGMRDPVAVWKPDEASPSGIAWAEGSIWMAGLRGARLWRIPLSGTQPVAEPEAFLQDEYGRLRTVIALGGDRLLLVTSETDGRGSPEAGDDRILTLTVR; this comes from the coding sequence ATGCGATACGGAAGTTCTCCCGGGCAGGCGGGGTCCGAGGGGCGGGGCGCGCGGCGCCGGAGCGTGCTGGCGGCGGTCGCGCTGGCCGGGTGCGGGGCGCTGCTCGCGGCGGGATGCTCTCCGGACGGCGCCCCGGACACCGGGCGGGGCGGTTCCCCACCGGGCACGACGGCGGCGGGGACCGGTTCGCCCGGACCGTCGGGGACCGCGGCCGCGTCCCCGTCGGTGTCCGGGCCGTCCGCGAAGGGGGCGGTGTCGGTCACCGGCGAGGCCGCCAAGGGCCTCGAATCGCCCTGGGGTGTGGCCCCGCTGCCGGGCGGCGATCTGCTGGTCGCCTCCCGGGACAAGGGGACGATCAGCCGGGTCACGGCCGGATCGGGTGCGGTGACGCAGATCGGTGAGGTCCCGGGCGTGGATCCCGGTGGCGAGGGCGGACTGCTGGGCCTCGCGCTGTCTCCCGACTTCGCCTCGGACCGTCTGGTGTACGCCTATTTCACGACCGCCTCCGACAACCGGATCGCACGGCTGCGGTATGACGAGCAAAGACCCCCCGGGCAGCAACTGGGCGCTCCGGACACCGTGTTCCGCGGGATCCCCAAGGGGCTGATCCACAACGGCGGGCGGATCGCCTTCGGCCCGGACGGGATGCTGTACGCGGGGACGGGCGAGACCGGTGTCACCGGTCTCGCGCAGGACCTGAAGTCGCTCGGTGGCAAGATCCTGCGGATGACCCCGGACGGCGATCCGGTGCACGGCAATCCGGAGGCCGATTCGGTCGTCTACTCCTACGGGCACCGCAATGTGCAGGGCCTCGCCTGGGACAAGGACAAGCGGCTGTGGGCGGCCGAGTTCGGCCAGAACGCCTGGGACGAGCTGAACCTGATCGAGCCCGGAGCGAACTACGGCTGGCCGGAGGCCGAGGGGAAGGCGGGCAGGCCCGGCATGCGGGACCCGGTGGCGGTGTGGAAGCCCGACGAGGCCTCGCCGAGCGGTATCGCCTGGGCCGAGGGGTCGATATGGATGGCCGGGCTGAGGGGGGCGCGGCTGTGGCGGATCCCGTTGTCGGGGACGCAGCCGGTCGCCGAACCCGAGGCGTTCTTGCAGGACGAGTACGGCCGGCTGCGGACGGTGATCGCTCTCGGCGGTGACCGGCTGCTGCTGGTCACGAGCGAGACGGACGGGCGCGGGTCGCCGGAGGCGGGCGACGACAGGATCCTGACGCTGACGGTGCGGTGA
- a CDS encoding helix-turn-helix transcriptional regulator encodes MLGDVETRSVSPVFVGRADELAVLTGALTRAAVREPQAMLVGGEAGVGKTRLTEEFLCEADRRGAVVAVGGCVEIGAEGLPFAPFSTALRTLHRLLPEEMAAAAAGQEDELARILPELGDTPRGPHDEESTARLFELTARMLERLAADRTVVLVLEDLHWADTSTRHLLSYLFRTLGSGRLVVVATYRSDDVHRRHPLRPLLAELDRLRTVRKIELSRFNRAEVRRQLAGILAAQPDEDFVDTVFDRSDGNAFFVEELVACQESGCRTGLTESLRDLLLVRVEILPDEAQRLARTVAEGGSTVEYPLLRAVAGLTEDELIEALRAAVGANILLATPDGDGYRFRHSLVREAVSDDLLPGERARVNRRYAEAVEADAHLIRAEERVIRLASYWYTANDPAKALPAVLAASVAARRRHAYSEQLNLLERALDLWDSAPQEVREDLRPADYTDVYPPCGCDPATTPLRRLDLLAEATVAARYGGERERALKITKTALRLLEEHPDPLRAAWFWTERSRLVASLGRGDGWEEIARAQELVRGLPPSQVHAEVLVRAASWGMLHKPGPGNLAAAERAVEYARMVGAAETELNARITVGALLTDAGDGPGGLAEMHAVRERATELGLALLAGRAHINLTSHLEGLGRSREAVELCEQGAELARRSRLLDTEAWVSGNMAESLYSLGRWDEAAEAARCTLQVGQSAAPRGSASARLGYLALARGELTEATHQLATAHAHFGTHETQPQHRIPLHRLAIGIAAGEGRIADVRAETSAAVDHGFPLGHHRYAWPLLLASASAEADARGLPAAGAGRAAALEVLRTAARTLATPAPVWTAHAEYLRAELLRAEARDTVADWRAVEESVGPLERPYLLARARYRLAEALLAAGDREPAAALLREAHATADRIGSRRLSEDLALLSRRARIPLTTDATPSTDPEPHPDPAEALGLTSRERDVLRLVAAGSTNRRIAEELFISPKTASVHVSNILSKLGVAGRGEAAALAHRLRLFTPPGPVGPPAEEPVGDRLRAPRPGG; translated from the coding sequence ATGCTCGGCGACGTGGAGACCAGATCTGTCAGCCCGGTGTTCGTCGGCCGCGCCGACGAACTGGCCGTACTCACCGGTGCACTGACGCGCGCAGCGGTCCGGGAACCGCAGGCGATGCTCGTCGGGGGAGAGGCCGGGGTCGGCAAGACCCGCCTCACCGAGGAGTTCCTCTGCGAGGCGGACCGGCGGGGCGCCGTCGTCGCCGTCGGCGGCTGCGTGGAGATAGGGGCGGAGGGACTTCCCTTCGCCCCGTTCTCGACGGCGCTGCGCACCCTGCACCGGCTGCTCCCGGAGGAGATGGCCGCCGCGGCCGCGGGCCAGGAGGACGAACTCGCCCGGATCCTCCCCGAACTCGGCGACACCCCCAGGGGTCCGCACGACGAGGAGAGCACCGCCCGGCTCTTCGAACTGACCGCCCGGATGCTGGAGCGGCTCGCCGCCGACCGGACCGTCGTCCTGGTCCTGGAGGACCTGCACTGGGCGGACACCTCCACCCGGCACCTGCTCTCCTACCTCTTCCGCACCCTGGGCAGCGGGCGGCTCGTCGTCGTCGCCACCTACCGCTCGGACGACGTCCACCGCCGCCACCCGCTGCGCCCGCTCCTCGCCGAACTCGACCGGCTCCGCACCGTTCGGAAGATCGAACTGTCCCGCTTCAACCGCGCGGAGGTGCGCCGCCAGCTCGCCGGCATCCTCGCCGCCCAGCCCGACGAGGACTTCGTGGACACGGTCTTCGACCGGTCCGACGGCAACGCCTTCTTCGTCGAGGAACTCGTCGCCTGCCAGGAGAGCGGCTGCCGCACCGGACTCACGGAATCCCTGCGCGACCTCCTGCTCGTCCGCGTCGAGATCCTCCCCGACGAGGCCCAGCGTCTGGCGCGCACCGTAGCCGAGGGCGGCTCCACCGTGGAGTACCCGCTGCTGCGCGCCGTCGCCGGGCTCACCGAGGACGAACTGATCGAGGCGCTGAGGGCCGCGGTCGGAGCCAACATCCTGCTCGCCACCCCGGACGGAGACGGCTACCGCTTCCGCCACTCGCTGGTCCGCGAAGCCGTCAGCGACGACCTGCTGCCCGGCGAGCGAGCCCGGGTCAACCGCCGCTACGCCGAGGCGGTGGAGGCCGACGCGCACCTGATCCGGGCCGAGGAGCGGGTCATCCGGCTGGCCAGCTACTGGTACACCGCCAACGACCCCGCCAAGGCGCTGCCCGCCGTACTGGCCGCCTCCGTCGCGGCCCGTCGCCGCCACGCCTACTCCGAGCAGCTGAACCTGCTGGAACGGGCGCTGGACCTGTGGGACAGCGCCCCGCAGGAGGTCCGCGAGGACCTTCGCCCGGCCGACTACACCGACGTGTACCCGCCCTGCGGCTGCGACCCGGCCACCACCCCGCTCCGTCGCCTCGACCTGCTCGCCGAGGCGACCGTCGCGGCGCGCTACGGAGGAGAACGCGAACGCGCCCTGAAGATCACGAAGACGGCGCTGCGCCTGCTGGAGGAGCACCCCGACCCGCTGCGCGCCGCGTGGTTCTGGACCGAACGCTCCCGCCTGGTCGCCTCCCTCGGCCGCGGCGACGGCTGGGAGGAGATAGCCAGGGCCCAGGAGCTCGTCCGGGGGCTGCCCCCGTCCCAGGTGCACGCCGAGGTCCTGGTCAGGGCAGCGAGCTGGGGCATGCTCCACAAGCCGGGACCGGGCAACCTCGCCGCTGCCGAACGGGCGGTCGAGTACGCGCGGATGGTCGGCGCGGCCGAGACCGAGCTCAACGCCCGGATCACGGTCGGCGCGCTCCTCACCGACGCCGGTGACGGCCCGGGGGGCCTCGCCGAGATGCACGCGGTCCGGGAACGGGCCACGGAACTCGGTCTGGCGCTGCTGGCAGGACGTGCGCATATCAACCTCACCTCTCACCTGGAAGGCCTGGGGCGGTCCCGTGAGGCCGTGGAACTGTGCGAACAAGGGGCCGAACTGGCCCGGAGGTCGCGGCTGCTGGACACCGAGGCCTGGGTGTCCGGGAACATGGCCGAGAGTCTCTACAGCCTCGGCCGCTGGGACGAGGCCGCCGAAGCCGCCCGGTGCACCCTGCAGGTGGGCCAGAGCGCGGCCCCGCGCGGCTCCGCCTCCGCACGGCTCGGCTACCTCGCCCTGGCGCGCGGCGAGTTGACCGAGGCGACCCACCAGCTCGCCACCGCCCACGCTCACTTCGGCACGCACGAGACCCAGCCCCAGCACCGGATCCCGCTGCACCGGCTGGCCATCGGGATCGCCGCGGGGGAGGGCCGGATCGCCGACGTCCGCGCCGAGACGTCCGCCGCCGTGGACCACGGCTTCCCGCTCGGGCACCACCGCTATGCCTGGCCCCTGCTGCTTGCGTCCGCCTCCGCCGAGGCGGACGCCCGCGGGCTGCCCGCCGCCGGAGCCGGCCGCGCCGCCGCCCTGGAGGTGCTGCGCACCGCCGCCCGGACCCTCGCCACGCCGGCTCCGGTGTGGACCGCCCACGCCGAGTACCTGCGGGCCGAGCTGCTGCGGGCCGAGGCTCGGGACACCGTCGCCGACTGGCGTGCCGTCGAGGAGTCAGTCGGCCCGTTGGAGCGCCCGTACCTGCTGGCCCGCGCCCGCTACCGGCTCGCCGAGGCGCTGCTGGCCGCCGGCGACCGGGAGCCGGCGGCCGCGCTCCTCCGTGAGGCCCACGCCACCGCGGACCGGATCGGCTCACGCCGGCTGAGCGAGGACCTCGCCCTACTCTCCCGGCGCGCCCGGATCCCGCTGACCACCGACGCCACACCCTCTACGGATCCCGAACCGCATCCGGACCCGGCCGAGGCCCTCGGCCTGACCAGCCGCGAGCGGGACGTGCTGCGCCTGGTGGCAGCGGGCAGCACCAACCGTCGGATCGCCGAGGAGCTCTTCATCTCGCCGAAGACGGCGAGCGTGCACGTCTCCAACATCCTGTCCAAGCTGGGTGTCGCCGGCCGCGGGGAGGCGGCCGCCCTTGCCCACCGGCTGAGGCTCTTCACGCCGCCCGGCCCGGTCGGCCCGCCCGCGGAGGAGCCGGTCGGCGACCGCCTCCGGGCTCCTCGCCCCGGCGGGTGA